The sequence below is a genomic window from Synechococcus sp. PCC 7335.
AGCTCTACACATTTTCTAGGACTGAAACCCTTGATGTATGAAGAGCTAAGTGGTCAGCAATGACCGTAGGCTTTGCCTTCTCGCAGAGTCTGCATCCAGCCATTGCCCCCTAATTGCGCTTAGTCCAAGTACCACACACTTAGAGCCTAATTGAGGGTTCTGTTCATCTATGCCTGTAATCTAGGTCTGTAATCTGGCGCTGTTTGCTACACTAAACGCTGTTACCTAAAGAAATATTCTATGAAGCGACTTCCCTTTGACAGCCAACAAGTCATGCGCCGCACTGAAGATCTGATCAGCGCCGCCTCAAATCGCTATCGCATCACTGTACAAGTTGCTAACCGGGCGCAGCGTCGTCGTTTTGAAGAGTTCGATAGCTTAGATGAGTCCAAAATGAAGCCTGTCCTACGTGCGATTGTCGAGATGTCGGACGAGCTAACGCAACCAGAGATCATCGGTGAATAGGCATTCAGCATTCAGCTAGCATTCAATTGGCGTTCCCATCTAGTTAACACAACCAAATTTCAAGTCAAACTTTAAGAAAACAAGCGTGGCTATGTATAAACACCTAAAGCGATATCGTTTATTAGGCGTCTTAGTGGCTACGTTTGTTGCGTTTAACGGAATCGCACTTGAACCCGGGCAAGCTCAGTCTCCATCTCGCGCTGTTAACCCTGCGGCCATATCGATACAGGTATATACCCAGATACCAGAACTACCTTTAGAAAATCAGTATGTCAGCAGTGAAACCGGAGAGGTCGCTGCGGAAAATACACTGGTTTCTAGAATTATTCGCTATCACCTATACATCAAGGACCGTCCTACTACTTTGCGACTTGATTGGAAGCTGACGATGGCTGATTTTCTCGGTGTATTTGAGCGGATATCTGCCGATGACTATCCTGACTACGGTTTGCGAGAAAATCCGATGGCTGGTGATATCTTGGCAGTTGAGAATCTAAGCTGGGAGGTACGCGATCTCCTTACCAATCTTCTTTATGAAGCATTTGTCTCGCCGACCATAGCGTCTAATAGTGACCGCAGGTGAAGCAAAAAGTCCTAGAAGGAAATGGTTGGCGACTGGGCTGGAACCCTGAGGCTGATAACTTTCGTGGTTTGATAGCTGGACCAGACTGGGCCCTAGAGTTGACCGCTGCAGAACTCAAAGATTTTTGTAGGCTCGCTCGGCAGTTAGATAGCACGATGAACGCGATGACAGTGCAACTAGTCGACGAAGAGCGTTTGAGCTGTGAGCAGGAAACTCAGATAGTTTGGTTAGAAGCTGAAGGCTTTCCGACCTGCTATGGTCTGCGCTTCATACTATTGACAGGCAGAAAGTGCGAAGGAGAATGGCCGCCTGATGTAGTTCCACAGTTGATTAGCGCTCTAGATCAATTACCTTTTCGTGACCTATAGCGCTAGACACTTCGGCCGTAGGCACTGCTCTGTAGGTACTTCTCTGTATACCTTGCGCTGTGCACTACGGGGCACGAGTTCGAAGGTCAATTCCGCATAAGTAATCAAGCTTAACTAGGTTAATCTTGATCACTAGCTTTATCAATCACTAGCTTTATTACTTTATCTACAGCGTCATCGAGTCTATAGCGTCATTGACTGCCCAATAGCGTTTCAATTTTCACGCGTATCCAAGTCGGAGCAGGCTACGCTCGCTAGTCTTACGGGCTATGAAGACGACTACAAGGCAAAAACTATAGGACTGTCCTCAGGAATTAATATATGGTATATATGAACTATATTCCTGTATACTATCCTATGGACGAAACTGGAATGGGTAGCGTACTAGAGAGCTACAGACCACCCATCTGTCTGCTCGTCGCTAGATAGAAAAAAGCATCCCTTCTACTGCCAGCTTAGGACTCCAAATGCCCTAAACCTACCCTAGGCCTACAAGAGCCTAACGGTCTCTGTATTACCTCAAAGGGCCGCAGATTACATTTTTAGGTGCTCTTCGTTCGGATGTTAGAAACAATGAAGCAACTGCTGAGGTTCTCTTTTCCCATGTCATAGAATCTGGACTTTGAGTTGGAACCCATGGCTGCTAAGCGATGAATATGGATAACTGTCCTCTACTTATCTTTAGAGCTGTCTAGTGACCGGACCTAGCAGAGAAAAGTATGTATGATAGATTCAATTTAAAGCTCCTGCGGATTGTCCAGAGGATAGGTCATGAGTAGTGGAAATATCGACCGTATCCCGGTCAATCAACTGAGCGATCGCTACCAATTAGCTAGAAGCGCTGTGTACAAGCGCATGTCAGATTTAGGAGTTGAGCGGGAGAAGATCGGTAATCGAGCATACGTCAGTAACGAGCAGGTCAAGCTACTAGACGAGCTGCATAATTTTATCGGTGTGGGCGGCAACGTTGCCGAATTCATAGCCCGTAAAGGACTCAACAAGCCTAGCCCCTCGTCTTCTAACAATTCTTCAGGACAGTCCTCAGGTCGATCCTCAGGACAATCCTCGGATCTAGCCCTCAACCAGTCTGATATGGTGAAGCTGATCAGTGCGATCGCGGCCGAAATGTCCACAAAGCTTCAGCCTGCTTTGTCTGCGCGCGATCCGCTAGCCTACTACGAATCCTTAGAGAAAGCAGCTAAAGGAGGATGGAAGTTGAGGACCTCTGAATTGGCAGAGCTACTAAAACTCGATCCTAAAGAGATTGAGGGCTACGGCCACACCTTCTATGAAGCAGGATTCATCTTTAATCGTGCAGGCTATCGATCGGGGGGTGAAGGTGCTTGGCTAGTCTCGAAGAGATAGAACTAGTCCGTTCTATTCTCAATCTCCCTTTGGTCTTGTTCATTGAATCTACAATGCTATGTACTTAGGACAGTCTGTAGGATAAGTATCAGGAAGATACTCAGGACTATATTGCAGACTGTCCTAAACGTATCTGATAGCTAGTAGCGCACTACTTTGAGGTAGTAGGGGTCGTGGGTTGTGCTATTCTTGATAGGCAAATTAGCAGCTTCGGGGCGTAGCGCAGCTTGGTAGCGCACTACTTTGGGGTAGTAGGGGTCGTGGGTTCAAATCCCGCCGCTCCGATTGTTGGACAGTCTGCATACAGGAGCTTAAAGCGTTGACAATTTGTCAGCGCTTCTCTTGTATCAAAGGTGTATTAAAGGGTCGCTAGGAGGTAAGGCGATAGCTGAAGCTAGATTGGACGATCAGCATCTGCTAGCCATACGGTTTTCTAGCCATCGTGCTCTTCCTCCTTGCTGATGGGTTTATTTTTGGCATAAGCACTAGGCACAACCTCCTATGGCACAATGGAATAAGCCCAATGTATAAATGATTGCCACCTGTGAGTATCGTAAAGTCGCCAGCCCGCCGAGCCGTTTTTCCCTTCACTGCGGTTATTGGCCAAGAAGACATGAAGTTAGCGCTGATCTTGAATGTGATCGATCCTAAGATCGGTGGCGTGATGATCATGGGCGATCGCGGGACAGGTAAATCTACCACAATCCGGGCTCTAGCCGATCTGCTACCAGATATTGAAGTGGTCGCCAACGACCCTTTCAACCGTGCGCCTGATAACCCTGACGTTCTAGCTGAATATGAAGGTCAAGACATCACAACGGCTAGTAAAAAGGTGCCTATGGTTGATTTGCCTTTGGGTGCAACCGAAGATCGCGTTTGCGGCACGATTGATATTGAAAAAGCACTTGCTGAAGGCAAGAAAGATTTTGAACCTGGTCTACTCGCTAAAGCAAACCGCGGTCTGCTCTATGTAGACGAAGTAAACTTACTAGACGACCATCTAGTCGATGTTTTGCTAGATTCTGCCGCCTCTGGTTGGAACACCGTAGAACGTGAAGGTATCTCCATTCGTCACCCAGCGCAGTTTGTTCTGATTGGTTCTGGAAACCCGGAGGAAGGTGAACTACGACCTCAGCTATTGGATCGCTTTGGTATGCACGCTGAGATTCGCACCGTTCGTGAACCGACGCTGCGCGTTCGGATCGTAGAGCAGCGGACTGAATTT
It includes:
- a CDS encoding DNA-directed RNA polymerase subunit omega, which gives rise to MKRLPFDSQQVMRRTEDLISAASNRYRITVQVANRAQRRRFEEFDSLDESKMKPVLRAIVEMSDELTQPEIIGE
- a CDS encoding DUF1818 family protein, whose translation is MKQKVLEGNGWRLGWNPEADNFRGLIAGPDWALELTAAELKDFCRLARQLDSTMNAMTVQLVDEERLSCEQETQIVWLEAEGFPTCYGLRFILLTGRKCEGEWPPDVVPQLISALDQLPFRDL
- the bchI gene encoding magnesium chelatase ATPase subunit I; translation: MSIVKSPARRAVFPFTAVIGQEDMKLALILNVIDPKIGGVMIMGDRGTGKSTTIRALADLLPDIEVVANDPFNRAPDNPDVLAEYEGQDITTASKKVPMVDLPLGATEDRVCGTIDIEKALAEGKKDFEPGLLAKANRGLLYVDEVNLLDDHLVDVLLDSAASGWNTVEREGISIRHPAQFVLIGSGNPEEGELRPQLLDRFGMHAEIRTVREPTLRVRIVEQRTEFDQDPEGFAAQCQAEQAALQEKIVAAQNRLKDVTLDHEYQLKISQVCSELNVDGLRGDIVSTRAAKALAAYEGRTEVALEDIQRVIALCLRHRLRKDPLESIDSGFKVEKTFSATFGVAAPEMNGRKPMATR